One Klebsiella electrica genomic window, TGATCCCTTCCTGGTAGTCGATCGCATATTCCTGCGGGATAACGTGCAGGACACGATGCTCATCGCGCACGCGGACCGATTTCGCGGTATGCACCACGTTCTCAACGTCGTCCAGCGTGACTTCTTCTTCTGAAATCGGCACCATACCAATTTCATTTTGACAGCTAATATGTTTACCTGAAAGCGCCAGATACACTGACGAAATCTGGCAATCCGCCATCAGTTCGGCCTGATCAATGGCGCGCTGAACGCATTTCACCACGGATTCCAGGTCGTTAACCCCGCCTTTATCCATACCACGCGATGGGCAACTGCCCACGCCAATGATATTGACCACGCCGTCGGGCAGAACTTCCCCTACTAAAGCGGCAACCTTCGCGGTGCCAATCTCCAGTCCAACTACCAGTTTTCTGTCCGTCGCCTTGATCATTGTTGTTCTGCCTGTGCCTGATTCTGTTGTTGATTAGTTTCCTCTGCGGGAGCTGGTACCCAGCCTACCGCCGCGCCCGAGTCATAACGCAAATCAACGTAGCTTATCCGTTTGCCGTCGGTCTGCGCTTGCTGCTGTAGAACCGGGTAGAGTTCCATAAAGCGCTGAAGCCGTTTCATGGTATCGCCTCGGCCAAGGTTGAGCTTAATATCGTTATTCAGCGTCAACTGCCAGGAGCGACGTGCGGTCATCGCCGCCACTTTCAACGTGAACTTATCCTTTGCCAGCACCTGCCCCATGTCACGATACCCCTGCAACACTTCGTTCTCACTGCCTTCCGGGCCATACAACATCGGTAAATTCTGCTTATTGGTGCGATCCGCCGGGACGCTGAAGGAATTACCTTCTACATCGACCATATGTTGATCATTCCAACGCGCAATCGGCACATATTCAACCAGATGAATCTTCAATTCGTCCGGCCACTGCTTTCTGACGCTCGCCTGCTTAATCCACGGCAGACGCTCAATCTGACTCTGGATGATGTTGACATCCTGAGTCATAAAGGTCCCCGGCGAACCCAGCGCCAGAATCGCCTGGCGGATATCATCGTTGCGCGTGTAGTGACGCTCGCCGGTTACCACCATCCTGGACAGAGGTAAGCGCTGTGCATCCTCCATCCAGCCCAGAACCATCCACCCGCTGACCAACACGGTACATAGCACCGTCAGCAGGAAGACAATCCCGGCCAGACGAGTTCCATTACTGCGACGCGAAGAAGAGGCTTCCTCTTCTTCGTGGTTCCGCGTATTCAGCGCAGCCTGCGACATATCACCCCGCCAGGTCCAGAATTCGAACAACAAGCTGCGAGAAGCTCATCCCCGCCTGACGCGCCGCCATCGGCACCAGGCTGTGGCTGGTCATGCCAGGGGAAGTATTGGCTTCCAGCAAATAAAACTGGCCATCGCTGTCCAGCATCACGTCAATACGTCCCCAGCCTTTACAGCCGAGAACATTCCAGGCTTTAACTACCAGGGCCTGAATTTCTGACTCACGGGCGGGATCTTCACAACCAGGGCAGAAATATTGCGTCTCATCAGAGAGATACTTCGCCTCATAATCATAGAAGGTTCCAGCCACCTGGATACGAATTGACGGTAAAATTTCTTCACCGACGATAGCGACGGTGAATTCAGGCCCACTAAGCCATTTCTCAATCAGAACATCTTCATCATGCTGAAAAGCCAGCGTCAATGCATCATGTAATGCACAACTTTCGCTGACTTTCGACATCCCGACGCTCGAACCTTCGCAAGCCGGTTTAACAATTAATGGCAGACCCAGTGCGGCAATCTGCTGTTCAACCTCAACAGACAGGCCAGCATTGAACTGCGCCCGCGTCAGCGCCACCCATGGCGCGACCGGTAAACCCGCGCCCTGCCACAACAATTTGCTGCGAACTTTGTCCATGGAAATCGCCGACGCCATCACGCCGCTGCCGGTGTAGGGCAACTGAATCAGCTCCAGCAGCCCCTGCAACGTTCCATCTTCCCCACCGCGACCATGCAACGCAATAAACGCTTTCTTAAAGCCCAGCGCTTTCAGCCGGGTAACATCCACGTCACGCGGATCGACAGGGTGCGCATCCACACCAGCTTCACGCAGGCCTGCCAGTACCGCAGCCCCTGAATTGAGCGACACTTCGCGCTCAGCAGAGGTACCACCGAAAAGAACCGCGATTTTATCAGCCATGGCGCTCCCCCTCCGCTTTTTGCGGCACGAGCTTGATTTCAGCCAGGTGACGGGCGATTTTTCCGATGTTTCCCGCGCCCTGCACCAGAATCAGGTCATTGCCGGTCAGCACCGATGCCAGCATCTGAGCGGCCTGCGCCGGATCGGAAAGCAGAATCGGATCCACCTTGCCACGACCACGAATCGTACGGCACAGCGAACGGCTGTCGGCGCCAGGAATCGGCGCTTCACCAGCGGAATAGACGTCCAGCATCAGCAGCGCATCAACCTGAGTCAGTACGTTAGCGAAATCGTCATACAGATCACGCGTACGCGTAAAACGGTGCGGCTGGAACAACATCACCAGATTTTTATCCGGCCAGCCGGCGCGTGCCGCTTTGATCGTGGCATCGACTTCTGTCGGATGATGGCCATAGTCATCGATCAGCATCGCGCTGCCGCTTTTGCCATTGACCTCAGCCAGCGGATATTCACCGAGAAAATCAAAGCGACGGCCGGTTCCCTGAAAACTTTCCAGCGCCCGCAGGATCGCGCTGTCCTCAATTCCCTCTTCCGTCGCCACCGCAACCGCCGCCGCCGCGTTCAGCGCATTATGACGACCGGGCGCATTCAGGGTCACCTGCAGCACCTCTTTATCCTGACGAATCAGACGGAAGTGGCCCTGGGCGCCGACCTGACGATAATCCTCAACGCGCACGTCGGCATCTTCGCTAAAACCGTAGGTGGTTATCTGACGGCCCACGCGCGGCAGCAGTTCACGAATCACCGGGTCATCCACGCACATCACCGCGCGTCCGTAGAACGGCAGGTTGTGCAGGAAGTTAATAAACGTCTGCTTCAGGTTTTCGAAGTCGCCATGATAGGTATCCATGTGATCGGCTTCAATATTGGTCACAATCGCGACCATCGGCTGCAGATGCAGGAACGACGCATCGCTCTCATCGGCTTCCGCAATCAGATAGCGGCTATGGCCGAGGCGGGCGTGAACGCCTGCCGCTTTAACCAGCCCACCGTTGACGAAAGTGGGATCAAGACCGGCTTCCGCATAAATACTGGAGACCATCGCCGTGGTC contains:
- the ftsQ gene encoding cell division protein FtsQ; the encoded protein is MSQAALNTRNHEEEEASSSRRSNGTRLAGIVFLLTVLCTVLVSGWMVLGWMEDAQRLPLSRMVVTGERHYTRNDDIRQAILALGSPGTFMTQDVNIIQSQIERLPWIKQASVRKQWPDELKIHLVEYVPIARWNDQHMVDVEGNSFSVPADRTNKQNLPMLYGPEGSENEVLQGYRDMGQVLAKDKFTLKVAAMTARRSWQLTLNNDIKLNLGRGDTMKRLQRFMELYPVLQQQAQTDGKRISYVDLRYDSGAAVGWVPAPAEETNQQQNQAQAEQQ
- a CDS encoding D-alanine--D-alanine ligase, with the translated sequence MADKIAVLFGGTSAEREVSLNSGAAVLAGLREAGVDAHPVDPRDVDVTRLKALGFKKAFIALHGRGGEDGTLQGLLELIQLPYTGSGVMASAISMDKVRSKLLWQGAGLPVAPWVALTRAQFNAGLSVEVEQQIAALGLPLIVKPACEGSSVGMSKVSESCALHDALTLAFQHDEDVLIEKWLSGPEFTVAIVGEEILPSIRIQVAGTFYDYEAKYLSDETQYFCPGCEDPARESEIQALVVKAWNVLGCKGWGRIDVMLDSDGQFYLLEANTSPGMTSHSLVPMAARQAGMSFSQLVVRILDLAG
- the murC gene encoding UDP-N-acetylmuramate--L-alanine ligase, with translation MNTQDLAKLRSIVPEMRRVRHIHFVGIGGAGMGGIAEVLANEGYQISGSDLAPNPVTQQLSQLGATIYFNHRPENVRDASVVVVSSAISAENPEIVAAHEARIPVIRRAEMLAELMRFRHGIAIAGTHGKTTTTAMVSSIYAEAGLDPTFVNGGLVKAAGVHARLGHSRYLIAEADESDASFLHLQPMVAIVTNIEADHMDTYHGDFENLKQTFINFLHNLPFYGRAVMCVDDPVIRELLPRVGRQITTYGFSEDADVRVEDYRQVGAQGHFRLIRQDKEVLQVTLNAPGRHNALNAAAAVAVATEEGIEDSAILRALESFQGTGRRFDFLGEYPLAEVNGKSGSAMLIDDYGHHPTEVDATIKAARAGWPDKNLVMLFQPHRFTRTRDLYDDFANVLTQVDALLMLDVYSAGEAPIPGADSRSLCRTIRGRGKVDPILLSDPAQAAQMLASVLTGNDLILVQGAGNIGKIARHLAEIKLVPQKAEGERHG